One part of the Brevundimonas sp. NIBR11 genome encodes these proteins:
- a CDS encoding thiolase family protein, whose translation MSGEVFIAGISMTRFGKRLDDTVKSLTAEAVTAALSNAGATIDDIEAAWFSNTRQPMLEGQNTVRGQIALRPLGLTGIPVTNVENACASGSTALLSAIHWVKAGAGDVALIVGVEKMVWPDRPDRVAAAFAGGTDIHDREGVVAYIRAMGGEAPGPDRSLFMDLYAAQARAHMARHGTTQEDFARVAAKNHTAGAANDRAQYRTPMTVDQVLADKPVVFPFTRAMCAPVSDGAAAAVVVSDRGLARLGGASRAVRVRGCALVSASDRAANDLENHIGKRAATKAFEEAGLGPDAVDVAEVHDATSYAEVQQIENLGLAGPGTVGARLRAGDFALGGRTPVNPSGGLVSKGHPVGATGIAQIYELITQLRGEAGGRQVENARIAVAENGGGFLGVEEAATVVTVLERAA comes from the coding sequence GTGAGCGGCGAGGTCTTCATCGCCGGGATCTCCATGACCCGTTTCGGCAAGCGCCTCGACGACACCGTCAAGTCGCTGACCGCCGAGGCCGTGACGGCCGCCCTGTCCAACGCTGGGGCCACTATCGACGACATCGAAGCCGCCTGGTTCTCCAACACCCGCCAGCCGATGCTGGAGGGGCAGAATACGGTGCGCGGCCAGATCGCCCTGCGCCCCCTCGGCCTGACCGGCATCCCCGTGACCAATGTCGAGAACGCCTGCGCCTCCGGCTCGACCGCCCTGCTTTCAGCCATCCACTGGGTCAAGGCCGGCGCGGGCGACGTCGCCCTGATCGTAGGGGTCGAGAAGATGGTCTGGCCCGACCGTCCCGACCGCGTCGCCGCCGCCTTCGCAGGGGGGACCGACATCCATGACCGGGAGGGCGTCGTGGCCTACATCCGGGCGATGGGCGGCGAAGCCCCCGGCCCGGATCGCAGCCTGTTCATGGACCTCTACGCCGCCCAGGCCCGCGCCCACATGGCCCGCCACGGCACGACGCAGGAGGACTTCGCCCGCGTCGCCGCCAAGAACCACACCGCCGGCGCCGCCAACGACCGCGCCCAGTACCGGACGCCCATGACGGTCGATCAGGTTCTGGCCGACAAGCCCGTCGTCTTCCCCTTCACCCGCGCCATGTGCGCCCCCGTCAGCGACGGCGCCGCAGCGGCCGTGGTGGTCTCGGACCGGGGTCTGGCGCGGCTGGGTGGAGCGTCGCGCGCTGTCCGCGTGCGCGGTTGCGCCCTCGTCAGCGCAAGCGATCGGGCGGCGAACGACCTCGAGAACCACATCGGCAAACGCGCCGCGACCAAGGCCTTCGAAGAGGCCGGCCTCGGCCCGGACGCCGTCGATGTCGCCGAGGTCCACGACGCCACCAGCTACGCGGAAGTTCAGCAGATCGAGAACCTCGGCCTCGCCGGACCGGGCACGGTCGGCGCCCGGCTTCGCGCCGGAGACTTCGCGCTCGGCGGCCGGACCCCGGTCAATCCGTCGGGCGGACTGGTGTCCAAGGGCCACCCTGTCGGCGCCACCGGCATCGCTCAGATCTACGAACTGATCACCCAGCTGCGCGGCGAGGCTGGCGGCCGGCAGGTCGAGAACGCCCGCATCGCCGTGGCCGAGAACGGCGGCGGCTTCCTCGGCGTCGAGGAGGCGGCGACCGTGGTCACCGTGCTGGAGCGGGCCGCATGA